The Malus domestica chromosome 10, GDT2T_hap1 nucleotide sequence GCAATTGATATCGTATTTCAGATAATAAAAGCCATTTTCTTATCCGGAAGCAGATGTTATGGATTTCAGATTAGTCTCTGATTAGATTTATAATAATATTTGGGTTGCTGGGTTTAAGTgggtttgaactttgaattgattttttgtttttcttttttcagagTGATGGATTTTCAGATGGAAATGCAGAGGGTGTCCTTTTGTGCTGCTCAAGTAAGTCCATTCAAGTTTCTTTTGTTTGAAGCTTTATTTTTGGATGACAACTCTGTAACTAATATTGTTGTTCTGTCATGTAATTGTAATGTTAATGAGTTTTAATCTAGTGATTCTTATGGGATGATTATGAGCGTAAAAAGGACGTGTTCTTTTTGAGAGTGGAATTAATTGTTGTTTTTGGGGCACTTTACATGAATATGGCTGATTCATGTGCATATTTAAATGCTTACTTTGATGTTAAAGTCAACGTTAATCCTGGGTTGCGGCTGGTGCAGATTGGCAATCTTGGGCTTGTGCTCCTATGGCATATTCTACATCTTTTTGTTAGCATATGGTACTTTCTATTAGATTTAGCTTTTGTGTTCGAAAGCTATCTTATTTCTGGTGGAGTACTCAAGAACTACAAAGCCCTTGATTTGGGAAAGCTAAAGTACCTAGCTATTGTGATAGAAAGTGAAGAAGCTTACCAAACTTCAAAAGTTATTGAGCTTCTGCAGTGGCTAGAAGCTATTGGCGTGAAGCGTGTGTGCCTTTATGATACGGAAGGTAATGGTGCTTTCTTATTCTGATTGATGGCAGATGCCTTCTACCATTGGTAGGCAACAATGTGATATATGTATTCCAACCTTCgctaattctttttcttttttgatccTAGGAGTTTTGAAGAAATCAAAAGGAGCCATCTTGAATAAACTGAAGAATGCAACAGAATTTGAGGTGCTGTATTCTGTCCCTAAATTACTTCTTGTTCTACATTTTgccaccataaattgattgaagTAATTAGCATACTGGGAGGCAGTCCAGGTTGTCATGATCACGAACCAAGCAATTATTTTAATTGTAAtatctcattttatttttgtactaTATTTTTTAGGTGATGCTTGTATGAACCTGCCACCTTAGTAATTCGTAATTGTTTTATGATGTAGTCCCAGGGGGTTAAGTTTATGCAAAGCAGTCTTCTTTTGTGTTTCTTTAATTACATATGTTATGTACTTTGTGTCTTTCACAATGAACATATATTGCATTATGACAAGACCAAAGTTTATAACCAACTTAGCATCCATTATGTGCAGGATGGTGATGAAGGGTTACTTGACCAAAAGCGCATGGCTTTGGAATTTTCGTCGTTCTCTGATGGAAAAGAAGCTGTGACCAAAGCAGCTAACTTACTTTTTGCAAAGTATTTGAAATTAGCCAACTTAGTTGGAGATCATGAAGAGAAAATCTTTACAGAACCTAACATGGACGAGGCACTAAAAGCTATTGGTATGTTTTACTGTGAGTTTCGTCAACAGTCAAAATCATGATtactgaaaattttaatttgaccTTCTGGGTGTTTATGGTATTCTGCCTTCAGGTTGCAGAGGGCCAGACCCTGACCTGCTATTAGTTTATGGACCTGCAAGATGCCACCTTGGTTTCCCTGCATGGAGAATCCGGTATACTGAGATCATGTGAGTATTTCTAAGCAAATTGGCGATGCATTTAGTTATATAATTTATTGTATATGTGCACTTGATATTTACGGAAACTTAAACATGAAGCGATGGTATGGGAAGGATGGAGTAAACCACACAATAGACCAGAGCTGAAGAGAATACCTAGTTTTAAGCCCGCTGTTTTGTGTATAATAGGTACATatccatgtgtgtgtgtgtgtgtgtgcacacGTATTATAGTAATAATCATTTTGTTATAGTCTGTCTATTGGGATTTTCAAGATTTTCGTCTGGTCGACTCTTAACAAAATGTTTGCCCTGTTTAATGAGCATACGAAACTTATGTCAAAGGTTCTTTTCTGCAGTATGTCCTAATTTAAATATCCCAAAAGTTTTGGCTGCAAGAGCTACGTAGCTGTAAGTTAGCAGTGGATCTAATTTTATCTCCTGTTTGGTAGGAAATGATTTTATAAAGAACAAAAAGGGGGATTTCTTATCAGATTCATTGTTATTTGTTAGTACTTACCATAGTGTCTCTTGCCGGTTTTTTCCTATACCCTGATTAGGAGACCTTTACATGAGTTTTGTGGGGAGGTGGGTGTCCCATTTGTTTGGCTCCAGGACTTTGACGAGACTAAAGGGCTAGACCCTCCGTTTGCATAATTAGACGCGGAAAGTATTTTTTGTAATTACTTTCTTGGCCTGAAATAACTATTCTAAATAGGGCTGGCAACCACGTTGTCAGTTGTTTCTCAATAGCAATCCTTAACTTAATTTTTCTCATTTTGGGCTGGGTAATCTTTGTCTCTAGGTCATCCATATACAGGCACAGCTGCATGTTAgacttgtattttattttatcgtAGACTCAGAAACTTATCTCCTTTGTCTTGTGTGattcctgtttttttttttccctacaTGTATTGACTATTTGCACACATTTTGTTTCTTGAACTGATTGTCCCATATTCGCTTTACAGACACATGGGAGAATTGAAGTGTATGAAATATGGCTCCCTTATTAAAGCCATCTATAGGTTCACTACCGTGCGCCAAAACTATGGTAAGTGGCATTCGTCTGGATTGTCTAATTAATTATCGTCTCTTCTAATAGTTTGAAAGTAAACTAATGATTTCATGAGATACCGGACAAGTTTGCAATGGTGAGCTACAACTTCTTGTTGgttaaagaaaattttatttgatttagtcGGACGGTTAAATGATAAACATCGAGTTCTGACATTGAAATCTTTTAGTATTTGGTTGACGTATTATGTATTGTTGTTGTTCCAACAGGTAAATGACACTGCATTTGGAAGCTCATAGCTCGGATAACTGATCCAAACACGTATGCGTCATACAAGAATTCCATAAGTCCCAGCCTATTTGTGGTCGTAGTTATTTACGTTGAATATATGTTTTAACGATTGATATGTAAACAGTACTGTCGTTTATGTATAAGATATGCAGTGCGTTATGATCAGTAAATTATATAGTGATGTCGAGTTCCTTAGTCGCAGTGAGTAACCTGAGTTCATTAACGGATCATCGTAGATTAACGACCATAAACATCGCCTCACAGCATTCACTCTCCAGTTATTTGAGCTTTATTGTTTGCTTTTCAAGCAAGTATTTGCATCTTTTGCAGTTTTTCTTATCGGCTGCAAACATAACCGATGTAAGAAATATAACGGGAGCAAGTACAACTGTACAAGTAATGCCGCTCGTGAATTTTACACCTTAACTCGAGCCCGTACTCAATATGATGCACCACTTGTGCACCCGTCTATCTGAAGAATATGGTACCAAATAACAACCTGTATTAATCAAACGATTTCGTTTTGAATGAACTTTATTAGATAGCATTTTTCAATAATCATCTGAATTAGCTTACTGACGGGTTAGTGCTTGAGATATATTACACATAATCCTTCTCTCTTTTTTCACCGTTATATATGCCAATCGTATTAGTGCTTAAAACTTGGAAATTCATGCGTCATGGTCATTTTTTTTGGCTAAAGTTTAGGGTAAATACTGGACGAAGGGGAATCAGCCTCGCACTCTTTTGCATGTCCATCCGCACTTTACTGAAAAAAGGTGCAAGTAATAATTGTCAATGGGGAAAACGAATTAGAAGAAGGAACTATAGTAGGGCTAAAGTGATGATTCTTTTATACAAACTACATTGAGGGGGAATTGGAATAGTAGACAATAAATAATTATTTAGATCATGTTCTTAACTACTCGAGTTATAAACCACAAGAAGGAGAATCAAACACTAAATCTCGATGCAAGGGTACTATAAGCCCCGTGTTTAGAAGAAGAACAATCCTTGTATAAACATGCATGTCTAGTTCATTTCATCTTAAATTTATCTCTTTGTTCCATATAAGATCTTTTTATTTAAACAAATTAAGAAGATAAGGTGAAGAGTGAGTTTGAGCTACATATCACCGAAACaccaataaaattttgaaagtaAAAACTTTTATAATGATAAACAACCATCATTAAGTACATTCAGCAATTAAGCATTGCATTTTTGTGTGTGTATTTTGTTGAAACAATAGAGCTTTTATTAAGTACGGATTGAAACGTTTACATCCGAAACGAAGTACATTGAAAAGCTAAATAGGAGCAACCAAGTCCCAAAGACGAACGCCTCCTTTATTGAACACAAAGGGAGGCGACGGAATGAGCAGCCCCGTTGCAAGAACGTTCGGGCATAAGAGAAAACTTAGAACAAAAACCTAGGGCATTCACTTACCAAAATTTTCACTCCACACTTGTACTACCTCTCTAATAGAGGAAGGGCCATCAACATGTGTTtctcatctctattagagagtTGTACAAAcgtaaatatgaaaaatatggtAAGAGTTTGTTGCCCTATTATTCCTAAGCGCTTTGGCTTTTCTCAGCAGCTTCCTTCTTCTTGAGCATGGCATTCGCTTGTCTCCACTTATGGTATTTGCCAAACAAGAGCTCCATATCTTCGAGGGTTCGGCCTTGTGTTTCTGGCAGCATTGTGTAAAAGAATATAAAAGCAATCGACGAAGTTCCGGCATAAAGGAAGAAGGCGCCACCGATCGTGATGGCCTTATACAATGAAATAAAAGTCATGGAGATGACTCCGCTCATCACCCTATTCATGGCCACTCCCATAGCGCACCCTTGCGCGCGGAGCTGCAGCGGGTAGATCTCTGAGCTGTAGACCCAGGTGACGGGTCCAAGCCCGATGGAGAAAAACGCAACGTTGAACATTACCATCGCAATGCACAGAGCGACGGCCCATTGGACCTTGCCGTGGGAATGATCGACGACTGTAAGGCCCACACCGAGCAATGTGAGAGAGAAGATCATTCCACCCACACTGGTCAAAAGCAAAGGACGACGTCCGAACTTGTCAAGCATAAAGGTGGCGACCAGGATGAAAATGGTCTTGACAACTCCAACGGCTACGGTTGCAAGTAGTTTGTCATTGTAGGAAGTGATTCCAGCCTTCTCGAAGATCCTGGGGCTGTACAACACGACGGAGTCAATACCGGAGATTTGCTGGAAGAAGTGGATACCAACTCCCGCGATCAAAATATGGCGGACAGCTGGGGTGGGCCGAACGATCAAGTCTTTCCATACGCCCTCACCTTTGCTTTTCTTCGAAACCTGAACGATATCCTCGTTGGACTCTTTTGGGATTCCAGCGGCCTCTTTGATCTCGTCTAGTCTGAGCTGAGCCTCCTCATGGGTACAAGAAGTTTTGTTCAGGACTTTCCTGGCGTCTCCGAGTCGCCCCTGCATGACGAGCCAGCGTGGTGACTCAGGCATGGCTAGGACGCCGACGGCGAGGAAAAGAGAGGGAACTGCGCCAAGGCCGAGCATGATCCTCCAGTTCAAGTGGATCGGGAGCTTGGACAAGGCATAGTTGGATACGTACCCAAGTAATATACCAACATTAACAAACACCTGCATATTTtgaaacaaatcaaatttattgATTCATATTTTCCTACAAGTGGATTAATTATACAATGAGATAATCAAGCAAAGAAACAGACCTCAGGGAAAGATGTGAGGAGGCCACGGAATGAGGCTGGAGAGATTTCGGCTGTATAGACAGGAGCTATCATAAGAGCGTAACCAACTCCAACTCCAGCAATAAATCGGCCGAACATGAGGAAGGCGTAGTTGGGGGCAAATCCCATCAGGAGGGCTCCAGCAAAGAAGATGGCTCCAGAGAGGACAATGGTGTATCGTCGGCCAATCCAATCGGATGTTCTTCCTGCCAAGGCGGAACCGATGAGGGAGTACAGGTTCAGAGTACCGTTGAGGACTTCAACTTGTACGTCGGTGATTTTCAGGTTTTCTTTGATGAAGAGTGACGCTCCACTCATCACACCAATATCTGTATGTAAAAATGACATCAACGTGCATTGCACGCGGAGATCAGACAACGTAATAACAcacatgaaaaggaaaaaaataccaaaagaaAAATCCACATGCATGAGGTAAATGGACAATTAAATTTACCATAGCCCAGCAAGATTGAAGTCATTGAAGCCAAAGTGGCACAGGCAATAGCGAACTTCTTTGTCTTCGGGGCCTTGGGGGGATCAAAGTCCGCAATAGTCTTCTGGCCTGAGGCTTCAGTATTTTGAGGTTTCCGGTCAGCCATCTCCATTGTTAGAGCTAGCTAGAGATCGATAGACAAATAGACAGACAGAACACAGAGAGATCACTTGTCAATGAAAGAATATGCTATTACTCGAGAATTTTATTCATTCACCAAGGtgctgttttttgttttgggaatAGGATTTGGATCTTTTGTTTTCAGAACACAAGCTCTCAAGTGCTGAACAATTCGCCAGTACTCTGCTAACTTGCGTTTATTTGGATTTGTGATGATTTGTATCTTACGAAGGAAGGTGGGTAAGAACCAAGTTAACTGATGATATGTCTGCATGCAGGCTCCCCTTATAAACATTCCGAAACGAGTAAGTTACGGACTAAAGCAAAACAAATTCCAACTTTGTGTCGGGAGATCCGTTCTTACAGTTCCGCTGTTGTATGAAGACCAATTGATTTTTTCTTCAACTTACCAAGAAATAGATTTAATTTTAGtgttttcttatatttttaatCCAACACCGATGTAAAGGTTACTATTTTGGTAATTAATCATTGATTTACTCATGTAGTGCCAGCGAGGGTTAATTTTGTGCAAagtattcttaattttttgtttctttaatcaCATAGATAGATAGCTTTGTATCTTCCACAGGGGGCATATATTGCGTTACGAACTGTTTGGACCTGAAATGCAGGCTGAAGCCGAGAATGGGCCAGCCGAGTTGAAAGGCCATAATTTGCGGTCCATTAATGATTCTAGGCCAGTGGGCTTTTGGCCCAAGAGAATTTTAATTCCATCGAGTTCCTATAGGAGCAGGACTGTTGAAGGATCATGTTCAGGCGTGGCTCGGTCGAGTcttaaatgaattaaaattacCAAGGATCAAGATGAGTTATGATAGATGCGAATTACTCTAGGAATCGGAACTCATGCTTGACCAGATAAGGAAGTTAGCATTATTATTTTTAGAAGTTCAGAATCTAATATAAAGGCTAGAGGGATTGTTCAAGATCTATGTTTCACTAATGGTGAAAACCAAAAGTTTtcaaaaattttcaatttcactaccaaacaagtttttcgGTCTTAATGAAAATTACTCTAATAGATGCTTCatacaaaataataattgaagttGTTTTGAGTAGGATATCAAACAGATATAAGTACAATTGCATATATCCGAAATATATGAGATAAAGGAATTGATCATCATCATAAAGTGCATTAAACATTGCCCTTCTATTCCTAATGGATTTGAACCTTGTTGTCGTCACCAATACCATGATCAGCTTGCTTAGTCTTGTTAAGCATGGCATTGGCTTCTCTCCACTTGTGGTATTTACCAAACAAGACCTCCATATCTTCAAGGGATTGACCCTGCATTTCTGGATACAACGTATAAAAGAAGACCCAACTAAGCGCAGCGATTCCCGCGTAAAGAAAGAAGGCCCCACCAATCGTGATGGCCTTATACAATGAAATAAAAGTCTTTGAGATGACCCCGCTCGTCACCCTGTTCACAGCCACCCCCATATTGCACCCTTGTGTGCGCAACTGTAACAGAAAGATCTCAGAGCTGTAAACCCACGTGATGGGTCCCAACCCGATGGAGAAAAAAGCAACGATGAACAGTACCATGGCGATGCACAACCCGACGGCCCACAGGACCTTGCTGTGGGATTGATCAACGACCGTAAGACCCACACCAAGCAGCGTAAAAGAAACTACCATTCCACCCACCCTGCTCAAAAGCAAAATACGACGTCCGAATGGATCAACTTGAAATGTTGCCACCAAGATTGCAATGGTCTTGACAAATCCAACAGCCACAGTTGCAAGCATCTTGTCATTGTAAGAAGTGATTCCCGCCTTCTCGAAGATCCTGGGGTTGTACAAAACCACATAGTTTATACCCGACAATTGTTGAAAGAAGTGGATACCAAGGGCTGCTATTAAAATGAGACGCACTGCCGGTGTGGGACAGAGGAGCAATTCCTTCCATATACCTTCACCTAATTGGCTGCGTTTAGAAACCTGAACGACCTCATCCTTTCAGTATTTGGGGATTCCTGCAGCTTCTTTAATCTCGTCTAGTCTGAGCTGCGATTCCTATTCAGAATATGATGTTTTATTTAGGACTCGCTTGGCGTCTCCGAGTCTCCCTTGCATGATGAGCCAGCGTGGCGACTCAGGaatggagcctaaaataatctcaACAATTCTAGAAGCGACATgtggacttttattcaagaaTGACAAGATTATcctcaataaatgggcaggTTTCTCAGATGCTCCCACACGTAGCTCACATCCCTGGAGGGCTCATCAGCAGAACACAACTGCCCACAACTCACCTGCCCTTGGCAAataattaaagataaggattaattacccaaatcctatctttaatacattcctaattgaagattaaCTCAAATCAAGAAAGTAATCACCATTTAAATCAAATCGGGATAATTACCCATTATcttaatatattatttcctattaaatatcttgggaatatttagagaatatttctccattaaacactatatggcaggccctagccctataaatacctcaTATTCTATCAAATTTTGAGAGCTTTGCAACCctaaaaaagccctaaacactttactctctcagagaaactaacttaggtatcggagatccgttgacctaaacccccccccacctcgtgggtgagtgaggcttaggtctttgatcaaaggtgttgattattttgcaggtgcatttggtcaagactgaagacggcggaaatttgcatcaacaaattggtgctttcattgagagctaaTTCAAAATACTCAAAGAAGCCTCTCGTAttagtttcttgaattttcttacGTTGAAATTCTCACACgttgtatcaattaatttttcctagaaaagtttcttgatcaatccctggagaaaggatacaatggtaggaaattcaTAAACTACGACGAAATGAACCTTATACGTGGAAGGATTTGGACCCGAGAGTAGAAACGAGGACATAGCCCCACAACGGAGATCCTTAAGGCTCAACGCGATGGCAGGAGGAGCCCCATCGTCGTGGAGCCACGCCACCACCATCACTACAGTGACCCAGCAACCACGGCATCCAAGCCCATGGGTAGGAGGCCCATAACTTAGCAGCTGCCACAGCAAGCCCTGGGCAGGAGGCCCAGCCTAATGCAGCAGCAGACCTTGTTACACAGCAGGCCCAAACCCGAGCCTAGAATTCGGTAGCTGTTGCCAGCCAGGTAGCTCAAcgggcccaagcccaagccACTCAGCCAGCAGGCCAAGATGTGGCAGCCCAACGGCCCTGAAGGCTCACGGCCATGCAGATCTAAGGCGAGCAGGCGCTGGCCCAACGCGTCCCTCGACCCGCTTCGATAATCTGGCCTGCGACCCAATCCATTCCGAGGCCATCTCCAGTCCAGATTCTGACCACCGGTTCTGCGATCCATTCAGGGTTACTTAGACCACACTTTTTTGCAGGAATGCCCGCTTTGGGCTCAAGCTTTGTACCTACAGTCCACTATACTTCCACCACACATGGAGATGCCCATCATCCAAgcttttccaatccaaatggcgagcaCCACCTGCCCTAGCATGTTGCCAATTTGACGAACGCCCTCGCGCAACAGACCACCTTGGTGAACCAACGCTTTGAGTGTATCGAGAAGCCGCGCACCCCAGATGAGGTGTCCTGAAGCAGGATAAGGACGGAAGAACGTGACTCATTCTAGCAACGTCCAGGCAACGAACCGTGCGTTCGAGTAGTGTGCACTCTCGTTTGGGCCTATGAGGAAACGTATTCTCCTACCTAAATGCACAGGGAAACATTCATTCCTGACTCGGCTCACAAGTCAGTGTGCATTCAAGGTTGGGTCCATACTTCAACGAGCACCCAGGACATTTTAGGTGAAATGTCCACATGAGGCTAGGCCTACAAGGAGATCCTCCTATGAGGCAACGGAGTAGGCAGCCGCATGTTGACCAGAGAAGAGCACGTGAATAGTCCAATTCAAGTTCCACTGGTAGCCCTTGCCAAAAGCGATGATGAGCAACACAACATGAACTACGTGTACAGCAACTGTGACACAAATGAGCAAGACGAGCGGAAAGAGCAACATGGATCGGCAGGTCAACACCGGGAACAGTTGAAGGCTCCAATGCCGTACCATGCACAAATCCAGGATGAAGTACAAAGGCTCGTAGCAGAGCAACTGCGCGGATTCCTGCGTATTGACACTACTGACGATGCCCTCCGTAGAGACGTGGCCAACCTGAGCAAGTCACCATTTACAGACAAGATCGATAAGACGGAGCCACCGCGGAAGTTCAACCCGCCACATTTCACCTTATTTAGGGAAGATGAAGATCCGGACATGCACTTGATGCACTACCGAAATGCCATGACCCTTTACGCCAACAATGATGCTCTCATGTGCACAATCTTTGCCACGATGCTCCAAGGAATATTCGTCCTACCGCTTGATCAAAAAGAAGTTTGACCACCTTTTCAACATGAAGAATGACCTGAATGAGTCACTCCGCACTTAGGTCAAGAGATTCAAGGCGGAAAAGGGCAAATATCTGGTAGTTCCAGTCAGGAAACTTAGTCctcagaaaagccttcatcaccgCCTGACaggaaggctccaaaaagatggctcccatctgggaaggtttATACAAAATCAGCCAGGTAGGCGGAATAGGCAGCTACACCCTCACCACTATGAGCGACAAAGAAGTCGACAAGCTGTGGAATGCCTACAACCTGAGAAAGTACTACGTGTGACCTCCCACCATTCCAAAAGTACTACATGTGATCTCCCACCATTCCTTGGACCCTGTTCAAGATGACAAAGtttgaagactcaagcagctcgacaaATTAGACCTCGCATGCTGAGGATTATCAGTTGTTATGCCATTATTGCCTATGAGCAAAGTTAATAAAAGCCTCTATCTTCAACAAAGATTGAAGGATTTATTGACAAGCCTGGGTCAAATGCATAAACAAGCTGACCAACATTGTGACAAAGCAGAAGACTTCTGCTGCCCCGCAGACATAGTGTAAGCTCTCCAGCGCGAGAGGGTAAATTAATTCCTATACACCCATCATGGTAAGCTATCCCGCGtgatagggtaaactaattccccgacacctatCAGGGTAAACTTTCCAGCGTGAGAGGGTAAattaattccccgacacccttCAGGGTAAGCTATCTACTGTGAAAGGGTAAGCCACTCCGGAATATCTAGACGTGGATGGGTTGTACGACTACTCAGGTCCCCTTGAATGCAGCGACTACCTGCACTGGACGACTCCCAGAATTGGCCACGATAGTTTTTCCCTTGGAATAAACTTAGCCAACTGAAAGATTCAATTCCGCGGGATCCCGAGTCTTTGATCGGAAGAGACGCTAAGTGCAGGACCTCTGCCCATGAAAGAATTCACGTGACAATATGGTTCATCTTCGATGTGCAAATCTTCATGAGTGGCTTGATTTCAAAGTGTTGCAATACTAGTTAAGCAACTTGCGAGATCAAAGCTGCGACTCGGAAGGATATGGTCTTTAATGAGCGACTTCGGCTACACCTTACGCCAAAAAACGTCTCCAAGAGCCATGGATGACGCCAGAAGTGGTCACGCGggttgtctgcttctgtaagtaaaatgcccaactgacagccccatgGCTACAAGCCCAAGGTAGCCTGTAAGCCGAGACTTACACCTACTATGACTACACAGACTTGCATGCTTACCTACAAGTAGCACTTTCGGTTGACGATCTATGGTTTAAGTTTTGCTGGGACAAAGTCGAGTGTCACGATTATAGCAGCTACGCGGATCTCTTTTGCTTCCTATGAGAGGCACGAGTCTGGTCGACAGCTCTATAAGTAAAAAATCTCGCAACGCACCCTGGAAGGGCCAAAGCTCAAGAAGCCACAAAGTCGAGTGTCACAACTATAACAGCTACGCGGACCTCCTCTGCTTCCTACGAGAGGCACGAGTCTTGCCGACGGCTCTATAAGTCAAAAGTCTCTCAATGCGCCCCGGAAGGGCCAAAGCTTGAGAAGCCACAAAGTTGAGTGTCACGATTATAGCAGCTACACGAAGCTCCTCTGCTTCTTACGAGAAGCACGAGTTAGGCCGACGACTTTATAAGTAAAAAATCTTGCAGTACGTCATGGGAGGGCTAAAGCTCATGAAGCTACCCAAAGCCAAAATTGAAGCCTAAAGTGACCAATTAAGTCAACTGCTCAATCGGAGTAGCCCACTCAACTGCCCGTCATACGGCAAAGTTTTGCAAAACGCCTCAAGCAGGCAAAGCTCTAGAAGCCCCAAAGCCAAAACTGAAGCCTAAAGTGACTACATGAGTCAACTGCTCAACCGAAGTAGCCAACTCAACTGCCCGTCCTACGGAGAAAAGCTTCGCAAATAACATGGCAAAAAAGAAGGATGAAGCAAAAGACAATGAGAgctgtttattaaatttctagcaaattgataaaccaGCACGAACGCCAACAAAGTTTAAGCAAAGCAGAACaaagaggaaaagaagaaaaaactccTAAGTCTAAGCAAAAAGACTACTCTTTAGTAACTTGCGCAACCACTGGTTGCTTAACTGCCACGCTTTCAGTAGCCATGCCATTCCCAATTGCTAAAGTTTCCATTAGCTCATCCTCAACCGTCCCCGCCTGGACTGCTAGATCCTCAGCTGCTCCACCAATGGCAGCCTCAAacgagaaatcaagcaaatcaactgaagaaatggaaaaagtcTCGAAGTCCTTCTCGAAAAACTCATAATCTGATGGCCTACCCTGAAGATGGTTTACATAgccaagcttgtagaaatcggcctgACAAGAAGCAAGCACCACTTCATGACCAACTTTCACATTCTTCAGCTGCGCATTCTCCTCAACAAGCCTAATGTGAGCACCTTGCAGCTCATCCAGTTCCTTTTTCAAGTTCTTGCTAGCAGACAGCGCACCTTGCAGATCCATTTTCTTGTACTCAAGTTTACTAGCAATCTCCTTAAGATGAGACACTTCAACATGCATAAAGATAAACTCCTCGTTCTTGGCAAAGCAAGCAGATCGTAGCTCTGAATTGACACACTCAAGGTCCTTGACCATCGGAGAAACACGACTAACTTCATTCTCTATAGCTTCCAACATTGCATGAGTCACACCAAGCCTAGCATTCAAATGGGTGACCTCCTGATGAGCGATCTCCAGTTgcaaagaagtgggggcagagacATCAGACCCTTTCAAAAAGGCACTTCGGCCTCTTTAGCACACTTGACAGCATCCTGATCAACGCGCATAAACTCAGCTGCTAGGATTAAAGTTTTATGCATTGTAGCAATCAGGGAGGATCTCCTCGAGTAGGTAGGATGCTTCGCAAATGAGTCTGAGCGGACGACAACTTTCCCA carries:
- the LOC103449834 gene encoding uncharacterized protein, whose product is MDFQMEMQRVSFCAAQIGNLGLVLLWHILHLFVSIWYFLLDLAFVFESYLISGGVLKNYKALDLGKLKYLAIVIESEEAYQTSKVIELLQWLEAIGVKRVCLYDTEGVLKKSKGAILNKLKNATEFEDGDEGLLDQKRMALEFSSFSDGKEAVTKAANLLFAKYLKLANLVGDHEEKIFTEPNMDEALKAIGCRGPDPDLLLVYGPARCHLGFPAWRIRYTEIIHMGELKCMKYGSLIKAIYRFTTVRQNYGK
- the LOC103449832 gene encoding putative polyol transporter 1, whose protein sequence is MEMADRKPQNTEASGQKTIADFDPPKAPKTKKFAIACATLASMTSILLGYDIGVMSGASLFIKENLKITDVQVEVLNGTLNLYSLIGSALAGRTSDWIGRRYTIVLSGAIFFAGALLMGFAPNYAFLMFGRFIAGVGVGYALMIAPVYTAEISPASFRGLLTSFPEVFVNVGILLGYVSNYALSKLPIHLNWRIMLGLGAVPSLFLAVGVLAMPESPRWLVMQGRLGDARKVLNKTSCTHEEAQLRLDEIKEAAGIPKESNEDIVQVSKKSKGEGVWKDLIVRPTPAVRHILIAGVGIHFFQQISGIDSVVLYSPRIFEKAGITSYNDKLLATVAVGVVKTIFILVATFMLDKFGRRPLLLTSVGGMIFSLTLLGVGLTVVDHSHGKVQWAVALCIAMVMFNVAFFSIGLGPVTWVYSSEIYPLQLRAQGCAMGVAMNRVMSGVISMTFISLYKAITIGGAFFLYAGTSSIAFIFFYTMLPETQGRTLEDMELLFGKYHKWRQANAMLKKKEAAEKSQSA